Proteins encoded together in one Polaribacter reichenbachii window:
- the gyrB gene encoding DNA topoisomerase (ATP-hydrolyzing) subunit B: MSEEKKHNYDASSIQALEGMEHVRMRPSMYIGDVGVRGLHHLVYEVVDNSIDEAMGGYCDTIEVTINENNSITTKDNGRGIPVGLHKKEGVSALQVVMTKIGAGGKFDKDSYKVSGGLHGVGVSCVNALSDHLTATVHKEGKVWQQEYEKGKTLYPVKTIGETDFTGTIVTFLPDKSIFQQSTEYNYETLATRMRELAYLNKGITITLTDKRNTDDEGNFISETFHSDKGLPEFIQYLDSTREQLIANVISMEGEKNGIPVEVAMVYNTSYAENLHSYVNNINTHEGGTHLSGFRRGLTGTLKKYADESGLLKNVKFDIAGDDFREGLTAIVSVKVSEPQFEGQTKTKLGNREVTSAVSQAVSEMLSDYLEENPADAKTIVQKVILAATARHAARKAREMVQRKTVMSIGGLPGKLSDCSETDPAQCEIFLVEGDSAGGTAKQGRDRNFQAILPLRGKILNVEKAMQHKVFENEEIKNMFTALGVSIGTEEDPRALNLSKVRYHKVVIMCDADVDGSHIATLILTFFFRYMREMVEQGYIYIATPPLYLVKKGQKREYAWDDNQRDLIAQKLGGGVNIQRYKGLGEMNAEQLWDTTMNPEFRTLRKVVIDNQTEADRVFSMLMGDEVPPRRDFIERNAKYANIDA; the protein is encoded by the coding sequence ATGAGCGAAGAAAAAAAGCATAATTATGATGCCTCCAGTATTCAGGCATTAGAAGGTATGGAACACGTAAGAATGCGTCCATCAATGTATATTGGTGATGTTGGAGTACGTGGTTTACATCATTTAGTGTATGAAGTTGTAGATAACTCTATTGATGAAGCAATGGGTGGTTATTGTGATACTATTGAAGTTACAATTAACGAAAACAACTCAATTACTACCAAAGATAATGGACGTGGAATTCCTGTAGGTTTACACAAAAAAGAAGGTGTTTCTGCATTACAAGTTGTAATGACAAAAATTGGTGCAGGTGGTAAATTTGATAAAGATTCTTATAAAGTTTCTGGTGGTTTGCATGGTGTTGGTGTAAGTTGTGTTAATGCATTATCAGATCATTTAACAGCTACAGTTCATAAAGAAGGTAAAGTTTGGCAACAAGAATACGAAAAAGGTAAAACGTTATACCCAGTAAAAACTATTGGAGAAACTGATTTTACAGGTACAATTGTTACTTTTTTACCAGATAAATCTATTTTTCAGCAGTCTACAGAGTACAATTATGAAACTCTAGCAACAAGAATGCGTGAATTAGCGTATTTAAATAAAGGAATTACTATTACTTTAACTGACAAAAGAAACACAGATGATGAAGGAAACTTTATTTCTGAGACTTTTCATTCTGATAAAGGATTGCCAGAATTTATTCAGTATTTAGATTCTACACGCGAGCAGTTAATTGCGAACGTAATTTCTATGGAAGGCGAAAAAAACGGAATTCCAGTAGAAGTTGCTATGGTTTACAACACTTCTTATGCAGAAAATTTACATTCTTATGTAAATAATATTAATACTCATGAAGGTGGTACACATTTATCGGGTTTTAGACGTGGTTTAACAGGTACTTTAAAAAAGTATGCTGATGAATCTGGATTACTTAAAAATGTAAAATTTGATATTGCTGGTGATGATTTTAGAGAAGGTTTAACAGCAATTGTTTCTGTAAAAGTTTCTGAACCTCAATTTGAAGGACAAACAAAAACGAAACTAGGAAATAGAGAAGTTACTTCTGCCGTTTCTCAAGCAGTTTCAGAAATGTTATCTGATTATTTAGAAGAAAACCCTGCAGATGCTAAAACCATTGTACAGAAAGTAATTTTAGCTGCAACTGCAAGACACGCTGCACGTAAAGCACGAGAAATGGTGCAACGTAAAACAGTAATGTCTATTGGTGGTTTACCTGGTAAATTATCTGACTGTTCAGAAACAGATCCTGCTCAATGTGAAATATTCTTAGTTGAGGGAGACTCTGCAGGTGGAACAGCAAAACAAGGTAGAGATCGTAATTTTCAAGCTATACTTCCACTTCGTGGAAAAATCTTGAATGTTGAAAAAGCAATGCAACATAAAGTTTTTGAAAACGAAGAGATTAAAAATATGTTTACGGCTTTAGGGGTTTCTATTGGTACAGAAGAAGACCCAAGAGCTTTAAACTTATCAAAAGTACGTTATCATAAAGTTGTTATTATGTGTGATGCCGATGTTGATGGTTCGCACATTGCTACTTTAATTTTAACATTCTTCTTTAGATATATGAGAGAAATGGTTGAGCAAGGTTATATTTATATTGCTACACCTCCTTTATATTTAGTTAAAAAAGGTCAGAAAAGAGAATATGCTTGGGATGACAATCAACGTGACTTAATTGCTCAAAAATTAGGTGGTGGTGTTAACATTCAAAGATATAAAGGTCTTGGAGAGATGAACGCAGAACAACTTTGGGACACTACAATGAATCCTGAATTTAGAACTTTGCGTAAAGTAGTTATTGACAATCAAACAGAAGCAGATAGAGTATTTTCTATGCTAATGGGAGATGAAGTTCCTCCTCGTAGAGATTTTATTGAAAGAAATGCAAAGTATGCGAATATTGATGCTTAA
- a CDS encoding DUF6588 family protein yields MKKVFLFLFTAFTLTSYSQIELESILEGGVADARTLLQGYVEPFPTGFGNGINGGWYTTAKTHKLLGIDIAVIANGASVPSSAETFTFNNADYSNIKLEDSSISSAEIPTLFGSQKLDDRPLLTFTDDTGNSISTSSLPGSGLKESIGFNVVPSAMLQAGIGLFKNTDLIIRYIPEQNDTDYQFSTFGFGIKHDLKQWIPFVKRLPFDVSALVGWNDVKSKFFLDPEDEPSQALEFNTKTFIFQVLASKKLSIFTIYGGVGTTNYKTDVNMLGSYTTSASNTTYTDPISLKYDGSSMRANLGLSIKLLFLNIAAEYAVQEYDVFSVRAGFSIR; encoded by the coding sequence ATGAAAAAAGTATTTTTATTTTTATTTACTGCATTTACGTTAACTTCATATTCACAAATTGAATTAGAATCTATTTTAGAAGGTGGTGTTGCAGATGCAAGAACTTTATTACAAGGATACGTAGAGCCTTTTCCTACAGGTTTTGGAAACGGAATTAATGGAGGTTGGTATACTACTGCAAAAACGCATAAGTTATTGGGTATTGATATTGCTGTAATTGCTAATGGTGCTTCTGTACCATCTTCAGCAGAAACTTTTACTTTTAATAATGCAGATTATTCTAACATTAAATTAGAAGATTCAAGTATTTCTTCTGCAGAAATACCAACTTTATTCGGGTCTCAAAAGCTAGATGATAGGCCATTATTAACATTTACTGATGATACAGGGAATTCTATTTCTACTTCATCTTTACCAGGTTCAGGTTTAAAAGAATCTATTGGGTTCAATGTTGTTCCTTCTGCAATGTTACAAGCTGGCATTGGTTTATTTAAAAATACCGATTTAATAATTAGATATATTCCAGAGCAAAACGATACAGATTATCAATTTTCAACATTTGGTTTTGGTATTAAACACGATTTAAAACAATGGATACCTTTCGTTAAACGTTTACCTTTTGATGTATCTGCTTTGGTTGGATGGAACGATGTAAAGTCTAAATTCTTTTTAGACCCAGAAGATGAACCATCTCAAGCATTAGAGTTTAATACAAAGACTTTTATTTTTCAAGTTTTGGCATCTAAAAAACTCTCTATTTTTACTATTTATGGTGGTGTGGGTACAACAAATTATAAAACAGATGTAAATATGTTAGGTTCGTACACAACGTCTGCTTCTAATACTACATACACAGATCCAATTAGTTTAAAATATGACGGTAGTTCTATGAGGGCTAATTTAGGTTTAAGTATAAAATTACTATTCTTAAATATTGCAGCAGAATATGCAGTACAAGAATACGATGTGTTTTCTGTAAGAGCAGGATTCAGTATTAGGTAA